In Stutzerimonas stutzeri, a genomic segment contains:
- a CDS encoding tripartite tricarboxylate transporter permease has product MENLSEVMQLFLAWENFLAISIGVLIGVVVGAIPGLTATMAVALALPFTFSMQPVAAILLLVGIYKGGMYGGSITAILIRTPGSPASACTLLDGYPMAQQGHAKKALKTALYSSVIADFISNIALIFFAAYLAEIALNFGAPEFFWLICFSLTIIISLASGSMIKGLLAALMGILLSLVGLDDVFGSQRLTFGNYNLMDSISFIPLLIGLFAIPEIIEFYRKKAVPHIKAKASGAGLSWVELKRCMKSIIRGSLIGVIIGAIPGTGATAAAFISYSDAKRRSPRRDNFGKGEVEGVAAAEAGNNGVAGATLIPLLSLGIPGDVITAIILGAFMVHGLTPGPLLFQENLPLIYALFMGIMFSSLVLLVVGNGAIKYFSLIADIPKSILFPIVLMFCVYGAYAVNNDSFDVWLMMGFGVMGYIFSRAGIPTAPFLIGFILGPMFESNLRRSLLIGDNDLSIFVRGPITWFFIALTLGSISLALHRYVTARRRPTQPDTSVNAEEERTR; this is encoded by the coding sequence ATGGAAAATTTATCAGAAGTAATGCAGCTCTTCCTTGCCTGGGAAAACTTTCTGGCGATCTCGATAGGCGTGCTAATAGGAGTAGTTGTTGGAGCAATCCCTGGCCTCACGGCAACAATGGCGGTGGCATTGGCATTACCGTTCACCTTCTCGATGCAGCCCGTAGCGGCCATTTTGCTCTTGGTCGGCATTTATAAGGGCGGCATGTACGGGGGCTCTATTACCGCGATTTTAATCCGTACGCCGGGTTCGCCTGCATCAGCCTGCACATTGCTCGACGGCTATCCAATGGCCCAACAGGGGCACGCCAAGAAGGCGCTTAAGACAGCTCTTTATTCTTCGGTAATAGCCGATTTTATTTCCAACATTGCCCTCATCTTCTTTGCCGCTTACTTGGCTGAAATTGCTCTTAATTTCGGCGCTCCCGAGTTTTTCTGGCTGATCTGCTTCTCGCTGACCATCATCATCTCGCTAGCCAGCGGCTCGATGATCAAGGGCCTGCTGGCGGCTCTGATGGGGATTTTGCTCTCGCTAGTGGGACTGGATGATGTTTTCGGCTCACAACGATTAACCTTCGGCAACTACAACCTGATGGACTCCATCTCATTCATTCCCCTGCTCATTGGGCTGTTCGCGATACCGGAAATTATCGAGTTCTATCGCAAGAAAGCGGTGCCGCACATCAAGGCCAAGGCCAGCGGGGCCGGACTTTCCTGGGTCGAGCTCAAGCGTTGTATGAAGAGCATTATCCGCGGCAGTCTGATCGGCGTGATTATCGGTGCCATTCCTGGTACCGGAGCTACCGCCGCAGCTTTTATCTCCTACAGCGATGCCAAGCGGCGCTCGCCCCGGCGGGATAATTTCGGCAAAGGTGAGGTAGAAGGCGTGGCAGCCGCAGAGGCCGGCAACAACGGCGTGGCTGGGGCGACCCTGATCCCGCTGCTGTCGCTCGGCATTCCTGGCGACGTGATCACCGCCATCATCCTCGGCGCGTTCATGGTGCACGGCCTAACTCCCGGCCCGCTCCTGTTCCAGGAAAATCTACCACTGATCTACGCATTGTTCATGGGCATCATGTTCAGCTCGCTAGTGTTGCTGGTGGTGGGTAATGGTGCGATCAAATATTTCTCGCTAATCGCCGACATTCCCAAGAGTATCCTCTTCCCCATAGTGCTGATGTTTTGCGTCTACGGTGCCTACGCCGTGAACAACGACTCGTTCGATGTGTGGCTAATGATGGGCTTCGGGGTGATGGGTTATATCTTTAGCCGGGCGGGAATTCCTACCGCCCCGTTCTTGATTGGCTTCATCTTAGGGCCGATGTTTGAGAGCAACTTGCGCCGATCACTATTGATTGGTGACAACGATCTGTCGATTTTCGTACGCGGCCCGATAACCTGGTTCTTTATTGCCCTGACGCTGGGTTCGATCTCGCTAGCGCTGCATCGCTACGTGACCGCGCGACGACGTCCGACTCAGCCCGACACGTCAGTAAATGCCGAAGAGGAGAGAACAAGGTAA
- a CDS encoding tripartite tricarboxylate transporter TctB family protein translates to MLLSISLFLLFYLVPNHIAEPPILQNPMMSPRWLPSIVGWLLLGFSLLLLLQGMLVDNTEKDDGRKIIKGPPRRFFLMVGALLAYVALFETLGAMASSILAMLILFIAHPVRTWWVYGLAIVFPIAVTLFFVKVMNVPLPGLPF, encoded by the coding sequence GTGTTGCTGAGCATTTCCCTGTTCTTACTGTTTTATCTGGTGCCCAACCATATCGCCGAGCCACCAATCTTGCAGAACCCTATGATGTCGCCGCGCTGGCTGCCAAGTATCGTGGGGTGGCTGTTGCTTGGCTTTTCCCTCTTGCTGCTTCTACAGGGGATGCTGGTCGATAACACCGAAAAGGACGATGGCCGCAAAATCATAAAAGGGCCGCCACGGCGTTTTTTTCTAATGGTAGGCGCACTACTGGCTTACGTAGCTCTATTCGAGACCTTGGGCGCTATGGCCAGTAGCATATTGGCCATGCTGATCTTGTTCATCGCGCATCCCGTACGCACTTGGTGGGTATATGGGCTGGCCATCGTCTTTCCTATAGCCGTCACTCTTTTCTTCGTCAAAGTTATGAACGTGCCCCTACCGGGTTTACCGTTCTGA
- a CDS encoding Bug family tripartite tricarboxylate transporter substrate binding protein, with the protein MKKFLRTASLAACYGVVAMATSISTAHAAEWPSDDIRLVVPYAPGGTTDVLSRRVADLLGDVLDANVVVENRPGAGSTVATGRFARGGRGIDHTLLMGSAGLTIGAAIYPGLAYDPVEDFTFLQNLIDIPNVMVVPANSPYNSVAEFVEAAKEKNMAFSHSGVGSSIHMSGELFKTLTGAKMTAVPFAGSAASLPALLSGDVDVSFENMPAVLSHIKSGDLKALAVTSAERSKYLPDVPTLREVGDYNLDQFVTTAWFGLIAHKTFPQEAQDTMRKALDTVMQRQEFLDFVSQLGAEPGQVSGEEFRKFIAADVVRWQKVAEQAGISQ; encoded by the coding sequence ATGAAAAAATTCCTGAGAACAGCTAGCCTGGCGGCATGTTACGGAGTCGTCGCGATGGCAACTTCTATCTCTACGGCACATGCCGCTGAATGGCCGAGCGACGACATACGGCTAGTGGTGCCTTACGCACCAGGCGGCACGACTGACGTATTGTCTCGTAGGGTCGCCGATCTGCTTGGGGATGTACTGGACGCCAATGTAGTAGTCGAAAATCGTCCAGGAGCAGGTTCAACCGTGGCGACGGGACGCTTCGCTCGGGGAGGACGTGGTATAGATCACACCCTGCTGATGGGCTCGGCGGGCCTCACAATCGGAGCGGCAATTTATCCTGGCCTAGCCTACGATCCGGTCGAAGACTTTACCTTCCTGCAAAACCTGATCGACATACCCAACGTCATGGTTGTTCCGGCCAATAGCCCCTACAACAGCGTAGCCGAGTTCGTGGAAGCGGCCAAAGAGAAGAACATGGCCTTCAGTCACAGCGGCGTGGGTAGTTCCATCCATATGTCCGGCGAGCTGTTCAAGACCCTGACCGGAGCCAAAATGACGGCCGTCCCGTTCGCTGGTAGCGCGGCGTCTCTTCCGGCGCTTCTGAGCGGGGATGTCGACGTGTCATTCGAGAACATGCCAGCCGTGCTGTCACACATCAAGTCTGGTGATTTAAAGGCCTTGGCTGTTACATCTGCCGAGCGCTCCAAATACTTGCCGGACGTGCCGACACTCCGTGAAGTTGGGGACTATAACCTTGACCAATTCGTGACTACCGCTTGGTTCGGCCTGATCGCTCATAAGACATTCCCGCAGGAAGCGCAGGACACCATGAGAAAAGCGCTTGATACCGTAATGCAGCGTCAGGAGTTCCTCGACTTCGTGTCCCAACTGGGTGCCGAACCCGGCCAGGTATCAGGTGAAGAATTCCGAAAGTTCATCGCCGCCGATGTGGTGCGCTGGCAGAAAGTAGCTGAACAGGCAGGCATCAGCCAATAA
- a CDS encoding thiamine pyrophosphate-binding protein gives MSHTSKGRHGGEILVQALVCNAVDTLYCVPGESYLPVLDALHDKRSIRTVVTRHEGAASNMADAYGKLTGRPGICFVTRGPGATHASNGVHTAKQDSTPMILFVGQIESSFKGREAFQEVDYRQMFGDLAKWVTEIDSIERIPEIVSKAFSIAMSGRPGPVVIGLPEQVLFGTADVADLPAVRIARASPEPQALEELRSVLGSASKPLVIVGGTGWDTSSTEAFQQFIQANDLPVASSFRRQDLLDNRDRHYVGQLGLGTSPKLLERVDEADLLLVIGSRLSETVSQGYGLITSPATRQKLIHVHPDPEELNRVYRAELPILSALSTFAHAAAALEPLDTSRWASWTAAARADYVQHSTPPVAHVQLDGVDMGAVVAHLNDVLPDDAIITNGAGNYTVWVHRFYRYRKPATELAPTNGAMGYGLPAAIAAKLYAPERSVVCFAGDGCFMMYPQELATAMQYGAPIVVIVVNNGMLATIRMHQEREYPGRISATELVNPDFVALAKAFGAYAERVDRTEDFAAAFARARESGIPALLDLRTDPKQITPQARLDG, from the coding sequence ATGTCCCATACTTCGAAAGGCCGTCACGGCGGTGAAATTCTCGTACAGGCGTTGGTCTGCAATGCGGTCGATACGCTTTACTGTGTTCCAGGCGAAAGCTACCTGCCGGTACTCGATGCGTTGCACGATAAGCGTTCGATCAGAACCGTCGTTACCCGACATGAAGGCGCTGCCTCGAACATGGCCGACGCCTACGGCAAGCTCACCGGTCGTCCGGGTATCTGCTTCGTGACCCGCGGTCCGGGTGCGACTCATGCCAGCAATGGCGTGCACACGGCCAAACAGGATTCGACCCCTATGATTCTGTTTGTTGGTCAGATCGAGAGCAGTTTCAAGGGGCGCGAGGCTTTTCAGGAGGTTGATTATCGCCAGATGTTCGGCGACCTCGCCAAATGGGTTACCGAGATAGACAGCATCGAACGTATCCCGGAAATCGTCAGCAAGGCATTCAGCATTGCGATGTCGGGTCGCCCGGGACCGGTAGTGATTGGCTTGCCGGAACAAGTACTGTTCGGCACCGCGGACGTGGCTGATCTGCCAGCGGTGCGCATCGCCCGTGCATCGCCCGAACCGCAGGCTCTGGAGGAGTTGCGTAGTGTGTTGGGGAGTGCGAGCAAACCCTTGGTAATTGTTGGTGGGACCGGCTGGGATACCTCATCGACCGAGGCCTTTCAACAGTTCATACAAGCCAATGACTTGCCTGTTGCCTCCTCGTTTCGGCGCCAAGACCTGCTCGATAACCGTGATCGGCATTATGTGGGCCAGTTGGGGCTCGGCACGTCACCAAAATTGCTAGAGCGGGTCGATGAGGCAGATCTTCTGTTGGTGATTGGTTCGCGATTGAGCGAAACCGTTTCGCAAGGGTATGGGCTGATTACTTCTCCAGCGACGCGGCAGAAATTGATTCATGTGCACCCGGACCCTGAAGAGCTCAACCGTGTTTACCGTGCCGAACTACCGATCCTCTCGGCCCTCAGCACCTTTGCTCACGCTGCGGCCGCGCTCGAACCGCTGGACACCAGTCGCTGGGCAAGTTGGACTGCCGCGGCGAGGGCGGACTATGTGCAGCATTCCACGCCGCCTGTTGCTCACGTGCAATTGGATGGAGTTGATATGGGCGCGGTGGTCGCCCATTTGAACGACGTGCTGCCGGACGACGCGATCATTACCAACGGAGCGGGCAACTACACCGTATGGGTGCATCGTTTCTATCGCTACCGTAAGCCCGCAACTGAACTGGCCCCAACTAACGGCGCCATGGGCTACGGTTTGCCGGCCGCGATCGCCGCCAAGCTATATGCACCCGAGCGTTCCGTGGTGTGCTTCGCTGGCGATGGCTGTTTCATGATGTACCCGCAGGAGCTAGCCACCGCCATGCAGTACGGCGCGCCAATCGTGGTGATCGTGGTCAACAACGGCATGTTGGCGACCATCCGTATGCACCAGGAGCGTGAGTACCCGGGCCGCATCTCGGCGACAGAATTGGTCAATCCTGACTTTGTCGCTCTGGCCAAGGCTTTCGGTGCCTACGCCGAACGGGTCGATCGCACCGAGGATTTCGCAGCCGCGTTTGCCCGTGCACGCGAGTCTGGTATTCCGGCTCTGCTCGATTTGCGCACTGATCCCAAACAAATCACTCCGCAGGCGCGCCTTGATGGATAA
- a CDS encoding LysR family transcriptional regulator, with amino-acid sequence MNSDDLELFAQVAKSASISRAAITLGADQSTISRRVGLLEANLGVRLFHRSGRGVTLTDRGKQLLGFAMTLSATLSEAERAMRDSAHQGPSKLCIAAQPTIARILFGRLGHDLKARYPLTQVRFIEGLAADILPRLSEGLVDIALLYLPEHPGALQYDPLLIESVRLITPADYPLPGDSVDVCELGDIPLILPSTHHGLRLLVESLANRHGFSSNVALECDGSISITKRLVLEKCGCTVLPEAAVIEEVQAGRLKTYRLAGHDVQRTIAMVWPKNRIAADGLWVVSQIIRQRATDMVEQGMWPGACSPVPGQATPSP; translated from the coding sequence ATGAACTCGGATGACCTCGAACTCTTCGCCCAGGTCGCCAAAAGCGCGAGCATTTCCCGCGCCGCCATTACGCTTGGCGCCGATCAATCGACAATAAGCCGCCGGGTCGGGCTGCTGGAAGCCAACCTGGGTGTCCGACTGTTCCACCGCAGCGGGCGTGGCGTGACGTTGACCGATCGTGGCAAACAGTTGCTGGGTTTCGCCATGACTCTGAGCGCCACCCTGTCGGAGGCCGAGCGGGCTATGCGTGATAGCGCCCATCAGGGGCCCTCTAAACTGTGCATCGCTGCCCAGCCGACCATTGCCCGAATTCTCTTCGGGCGGCTGGGTCATGATCTCAAGGCGCGGTATCCGCTGACTCAGGTCCGCTTCATCGAGGGCCTTGCCGCCGACATCCTGCCCCGTCTCAGCGAAGGCCTGGTCGATATCGCCCTGCTGTATCTGCCCGAGCATCCCGGAGCGCTGCAATACGATCCTTTACTCATTGAAAGCGTGCGTCTAATCACACCCGCCGATTATCCGCTGCCGGGCGATAGCGTCGATGTCTGTGAACTTGGCGATATTCCATTGATTTTGCCTAGCACCCACCATGGCTTGCGCTTGTTGGTCGAGTCGTTGGCCAATCGCCATGGTTTTTCGAGCAACGTCGCGCTGGAGTGTGACGGCTCGATTTCGATCACTAAACGCCTTGTTCTGGAGAAATGCGGCTGCACGGTCCTACCTGAAGCCGCTGTGATCGAAGAGGTACAGGCCGGCCGTTTGAAAACGTACCGTCTGGCAGGCCATGACGTGCAACGCACAATCGCCATGGTATGGCCGAAAAATCGGATAGCCGCCGACGGGCTCTGGGTCGTCTCGCAAATCATCCGACAACGCGCCACTGATATGGTCGAACAGGGCATGTGGCCGGGCGCATGCTCACCGGTACCCGGCCAGGCAACACCTAGTCCTTGA
- a CDS encoding alpha/beta fold hydrolase: MFRLKSRCVALAFALSAMATAASANDAGYGEQLEGFEYPYPVHHFALDSQGQSLKMGYMDIAPTVPANGRTAVLFHGKNFCGATWETSIKALADDGYRVVAPDQIGFCTSSKPEHYQYSFHQLAANTHALLASLGVAKVDLIGHSTGGMLATRYGLIYPQATEKLILVNPIGLEDWKALGVPWRSVDQWYELKLSADGVRKYEQKTYYAGQWKPEYDRWVDMLAGLNKGPGHKRVAWNSALIYDMIFTQPVFYELPNLEMPTVLIIGDADTTAIGSDIASPDIKAKIGNYKVMGKQAAKLIPDARLVEFPGKGHAPQMEDPGAFNKVLLKELNRS; this comes from the coding sequence ATGTTCCGATTGAAATCCAGGTGTGTGGCGCTCGCGTTCGCACTGTCTGCAATGGCCACCGCAGCTTCCGCCAACGACGCAGGCTATGGTGAGCAACTTGAAGGTTTTGAATACCCTTATCCGGTACATCACTTCGCTTTGGACTCACAAGGTCAAAGCCTGAAAATGGGGTACATGGACATCGCCCCGACGGTGCCGGCCAATGGCCGCACGGCGGTACTATTTCATGGCAAGAACTTCTGCGGGGCTACTTGGGAAACCAGCATCAAGGCCTTGGCCGATGACGGTTATCGGGTCGTGGCGCCTGATCAGATCGGATTTTGCACCTCTAGTAAGCCAGAGCACTATCAGTACAGCTTCCATCAGCTTGCAGCCAACACCCATGCTTTGCTCGCCAGCCTTGGTGTCGCCAAGGTCGATCTCATCGGCCATTCCACGGGCGGCATGCTTGCTACCCGTTATGGTCTGATTTATCCGCAAGCTACGGAAAAACTGATACTGGTCAACCCGATCGGGCTGGAAGACTGGAAAGCGCTGGGTGTGCCCTGGCGCAGCGTTGATCAATGGTATGAGCTCAAGCTCAGTGCGGACGGCGTACGGAAATACGAGCAGAAGACCTACTACGCAGGCCAATGGAAGCCTGAATATGATCGCTGGGTCGACATGCTTGCCGGACTTAACAAAGGCCCTGGTCACAAACGGGTGGCTTGGAACTCGGCACTCATCTACGACATGATCTTTACCCAACCGGTGTTTTACGAACTGCCCAACCTTGAAATGCCCACGGTGCTGATCATTGGTGACGCCGACACTACCGCCATCGGCAGCGACATTGCGTCCCCCGACATCAAGGCGAAAATTGGTAATTACAAAGTGATGGGCAAGCAAGCTGCAAAACTGATTCCAGATGCACGACTGGTTGAGTTCCCGGGCAAGGGGCACGCCCCGCAGATGGAAGATCCCGGCGCCTTCAACAAGGTATTGCTCAAGGAACTGAACCGCAGCTGA
- a CDS encoding FAD-dependent oxidoreductase: MKASRLIILAVLIAAVACFFIFDLGEYLTLESIKSHSGALHGQVQAHPWWARGTFFLAYVALTALSFPGTVVLTLLAGALFGLLEGTLLVSFASNVGAVVAMLISRFMLRDWIQKRFGKQVTAINKGLAREGTFYLVSLRLIPLVPFVLLNPALGLTRVGMWTFWWTTQLGMLPGNAIYVNAGQQLVQLQSLSGILSPSMISTLVLLAVFPLLATRLLTLYKARQAYRGWHKPKRFEHNLVVIGGGTGGLATARIAASLKARVSLFERQRLGGVAVHEGSVPARALSRSANLIHALRHGQQQGDEHRVDEMDFAEVIGRVRRLSDEAMGCPSAEHYTRLGVEVVMAEARLSSPWTVEVEGRTLTSRAIVIATGSRPWVPPIPGLDAVEPLTCDTLWSLRERPQRLLVLGSGAGACEFAQAFQRLGCQVTLTSEHEVLLEQEDAEAARAVTAALSADGVELRLGLSPLRVEVIEGERRLICSDKDEGELTLPFDRVLLALGQGADVEGLGLDALGLRCGDDGSLEVDEYLATRFPNIYAVGSVAGPYGAPHVAEHQAWYAAFNALFGGFRRFAVSERVIPHAVFTAPEIASVGLTEAEARALEMEFEVIRLDLKSLAGAVAEDAGQGFVKVLTEKGEDRILGVTIVGEQASETLAGFVVAMKHKLGLNKLAETVQLGATLGEASRVVAEAWRQQRRPTRALGWAERFNRWRLGGARR, from the coding sequence ATGAAAGCCAGCCGACTCATTATCCTGGCCGTGCTCATCGCGGCGGTGGCGTGCTTCTTCATCTTCGATCTCGGCGAGTACCTCACCCTCGAGTCGATCAAATCGCACAGCGGTGCTTTACATGGGCAGGTACAGGCCCATCCTTGGTGGGCCCGTGGGACGTTCTTCCTGGCCTACGTCGCGCTTACCGCATTGTCGTTTCCCGGCACGGTGGTGCTGACGCTGCTGGCAGGCGCCCTGTTCGGACTGTTGGAAGGCACGCTGCTTGTGTCCTTTGCGTCGAATGTCGGTGCGGTGGTGGCGATGCTGATCAGCCGCTTCATGCTGCGTGACTGGATTCAGAAGCGCTTCGGCAAGCAAGTCACTGCGATCAACAAGGGCCTGGCGCGTGAAGGCACCTTCTATCTGGTCTCGCTGCGACTGATTCCGCTGGTGCCTTTCGTACTGCTGAATCCGGCACTCGGTCTGACTCGGGTGGGCATGTGGACGTTCTGGTGGACCACCCAGCTGGGTATGTTGCCGGGCAATGCCATTTACGTGAACGCCGGGCAGCAGCTGGTCCAGCTGCAGTCGTTGTCCGGCATCCTGTCCCCAAGCATGATCAGCACGCTGGTGCTGCTGGCGGTGTTCCCGTTGTTGGCCACTCGGCTGCTGACTCTGTACAAGGCACGCCAGGCGTACCGCGGCTGGCACAAACCGAAACGCTTTGAGCACAATCTGGTCGTGATCGGTGGCGGCACTGGGGGGCTGGCAACGGCGCGGATCGCCGCCTCATTAAAAGCACGGGTGAGTCTGTTCGAACGGCAGCGCTTGGGTGGTGTAGCCGTGCACGAAGGTAGCGTGCCGGCCAGGGCATTGAGCCGCTCGGCGAACCTCATTCATGCGCTACGCCACGGTCAGCAGCAAGGTGACGAGCACCGGGTCGATGAGATGGATTTCGCTGAGGTAATAGGCCGAGTGAGGCGGCTCTCCGATGAGGCAATGGGTTGCCCTTCGGCCGAACACTACACTCGCCTGGGTGTGGAAGTTGTCATGGCCGAGGCCAGATTAAGCTCGCCGTGGACGGTCGAGGTGGAAGGCCGCACGTTGACTAGCCGTGCCATCGTCATCGCGACAGGCAGCCGGCCGTGGGTCCCGCCGATTCCCGGCCTTGATGCGGTGGAGCCGCTGACGTGCGATACCCTCTGGAGTCTACGCGAGCGCCCCCAGAGGTTGCTGGTATTGGGCAGCGGGGCTGGCGCCTGCGAATTCGCTCAAGCCTTTCAGCGGCTAGGCTGCCAGGTCACCCTGACCAGCGAACATGAGGTCCTGCTCGAACAGGAGGATGCGGAAGCGGCACGAGCCGTGACCGCCGCCCTGAGTGCCGATGGCGTTGAACTGCGGCTCGGCCTGTCGCCGCTGCGTGTCGAGGTGATCGAGGGCGAGCGGCGCCTGATCTGTAGTGATAAAGATGAGGGTGAGCTGACGTTGCCGTTCGACCGGGTATTGCTGGCGCTCGGGCAAGGCGCAGATGTAGAGGGGTTGGGCCTGGACGCGTTGGGGTTGCGCTGCGGAGATGATGGCAGCCTCGAAGTCGATGAATACCTGGCGACCCGCTTCCCGAACATCTACGCGGTAGGCAGCGTTGCCGGGCCATACGGGGCGCCTCACGTGGCTGAACATCAGGCCTGGTACGCGGCGTTCAATGCCCTGTTCGGTGGGTTCAGACGGTTCGCGGTGAGCGAGCGGGTCATACCGCATGCCGTCTTCACTGCTCCCGAGATAGCGTCGGTAGGGCTGACCGAGGCAGAGGCGCGAGCGCTCGAGATGGAGTTCGAAGTGATCCGGCTGGACCTGAAATCGTTGGCCGGTGCGGTCGCCGAAGACGCCGGTCAAGGCTTCGTCAAGGTGCTCACGGAAAAGGGCGAGGATCGCATCCTCGGGGTCACCATCGTCGGCGAGCAGGCCAGTGAAACCCTGGCCGGATTCGTCGTGGCGATGAAGCACAAACTTGGACTCAACAAGCTTGCCGAGACCGTACAGCTTGGCGCCACCCTGGGCGAGGCCAGTCGGGTGGTCGCCGAAGCTTGGCGGCAGCAGCGCAGACCGACGCGCGCGCTCGGCTGGGCCGAGCGTTTTAACCGCTGGCGACTCGGAGGCGCACGCCGCTGA